One region of Catenuloplanes indicus genomic DNA includes:
- a CDS encoding YihY/virulence factor BrkB family protein codes for MSLLHRHGNDAKTDKHDEQGTKPADESPASPEEGPDSPAQLSGNSLWNAIKRTVTEFQDDNLTDWAAALTYYGVLSIFPGLLVLAAVLGLLGDDTLTRVVDSIKPLLPTETGDILDSMAGQLSAADTSSGLIALLGLAGAFWSASGYVGAFMRASNSIYEVPEGRPVWKTLPIRVGVTALVGIMLVACAVIVVFTGGLAETVGSAIGLGDAAVTTWSIVKWPVLLVIVSLMFAVLYWASPNAKTGGFRWVTPGGIMAVLLWVVASAAFGFYVANFGSYNKTYGTLAGIIVFLVWLWISNIAILLGAEFDAELERRRAIASGTPADKEPFLELRDDRKVRDKK; via the coding sequence ATGTCGCTGTTGCACCGGCATGGTAACGACGCAAAGACGGACAAACACGATGAGCAGGGCACCAAGCCGGCGGACGAATCGCCCGCATCGCCGGAGGAGGGACCGGACAGCCCGGCCCAGCTGAGCGGCAACTCGCTCTGGAACGCGATCAAGCGAACCGTGACCGAGTTCCAGGACGACAACCTGACGGACTGGGCCGCGGCGCTGACCTACTACGGCGTCTTGTCGATCTTCCCGGGCCTGCTGGTGCTCGCCGCGGTGCTCGGCCTGCTCGGCGACGACACGCTCACCCGCGTGGTGGACAGCATCAAGCCGCTGCTGCCGACCGAGACCGGCGACATCCTGGACAGCATGGCGGGACAGCTCAGCGCCGCCGACACGTCGTCCGGGCTGATCGCGCTCCTCGGTCTGGCCGGTGCGTTCTGGTCCGCGTCCGGGTACGTGGGCGCGTTCATGCGCGCGTCCAACTCGATCTACGAGGTGCCGGAGGGCCGCCCGGTCTGGAAGACGCTGCCGATCCGGGTCGGCGTCACCGCACTGGTCGGCATCATGCTGGTCGCCTGCGCGGTGATCGTGGTCTTCACCGGCGGGCTGGCCGAGACCGTGGGCTCCGCGATCGGGCTCGGCGACGCCGCGGTCACCACCTGGAGCATCGTGAAGTGGCCGGTGCTGCTGGTGATCGTGAGCCTGATGTTCGCGGTGCTCTACTGGGCCTCGCCGAACGCGAAGACCGGCGGTTTCCGCTGGGTCACACCGGGCGGCATCATGGCGGTGCTGCTCTGGGTGGTCGCCTCGGCCGCGTTCGGCTTCTACGTGGCGAACTTCGGGTCCTACAACAAGACGTACGGCACGCTGGCCGGCATCATCGTCTTCCTGGTCTGGCTGTGGATCTCCAACATCGCGATCCTGCTCGGCGCGGAGTTCGACGCGGAGCTGGAACGGCGGCGGGCGATCGCGTCCGGGACACCGGCGGACAAGGAGCCGTTCCTGGAGCTGCGCGACGACCGCAAGGTGCGCGACAAGAAGTAG
- a CDS encoding WXG100 family type VII secretion target produces the protein MARNWGEESWENIVNQVVIDGRPGDLRTAALGWEAVLRNLNTVKTSLDQNVAELGTVWKGEAYEAFKKHIETISKKIQHVADEANGDGQGGVVTSLNKTADDLHAAQEKIPVPIAMQPEVMQARDAHLAIPLGSFENAIKIDIAGAAGVYRDIGNFFTGGLAQKAWTAVQDALTNGSDEAREHWERLNGQVSDTAGVTPTGTPVGTQREAPYGDVPLGGSGPGGGVGGVPGGGGMGGGAPKMGGAPSGIGGFDPTGGSPIDTNTGFTPYTPPINDGTSGFDPEAGTGFTPGGGSDFSPGTPAGTGLAGAGGGLGAGGLGPSGLGSGGLGTGGLGAGGGLGSAGGLGAGGAGGIPGGGALGKPVNGAALAGMAGMGGMGAGAGAGARGAGKGGAGKGGKPMLSGGVAPGTGAGKGGAGRAGMAGMAGGGGHGAGFGGDEERSTWLQEDEDVWGGGDAAPGVLR, from the coding sequence ATGGCACGGAACTGGGGCGAGGAGTCCTGGGAGAACATCGTCAACCAGGTCGTGATCGACGGCCGGCCAGGCGACCTCCGGACCGCGGCGCTCGGCTGGGAGGCGGTGCTGCGCAACCTGAACACGGTGAAGACCAGCCTGGACCAGAACGTCGCGGAGCTGGGCACGGTGTGGAAGGGCGAGGCGTACGAGGCCTTCAAGAAGCACATCGAGACGATCTCCAAGAAGATCCAGCACGTCGCGGACGAGGCGAACGGCGACGGCCAGGGTGGGGTCGTCACCAGCCTCAACAAGACAGCGGACGACCTGCACGCGGCGCAGGAGAAGATCCCGGTCCCGATTGCCATGCAGCCGGAGGTGATGCAGGCGCGCGACGCGCACCTGGCGATCCCGCTCGGTTCGTTCGAGAACGCGATCAAGATCGACATTGCCGGCGCGGCCGGGGTCTACCGGGACATCGGCAACTTCTTCACCGGCGGGTTGGCGCAGAAGGCCTGGACCGCGGTGCAGGACGCGCTCACCAACGGCAGCGACGAAGCCCGCGAGCACTGGGAGCGGCTGAACGGGCAGGTCTCCGACACCGCCGGCGTGACACCGACCGGAACGCCAGTCGGAACCCAACGTGAAGCCCCCTATGGCGACGTGCCGCTCGGCGGCTCCGGCCCCGGGGGTGGCGTCGGTGGTGTCCCCGGTGGTGGTGGCATGGGTGGAGGGGCGCCCAAGATGGGTGGTGCGCCGTCCGGTATCGGTGGCTTCGACCCGACCGGTGGCAGCCCGATCGACACGAACACCGGCTTCACCCCCTACACGCCGCCGATCAACGACGGCACCAGCGGCTTCGATCCGGAGGCCGGGACCGGGTTCACGCCCGGCGGCGGTTCGGACTTCAGCCCGGGCACGCCGGCCGGTACCGGCTTGGCCGGCGCGGGCGGCGGTCTCGGCGCCGGTGGCCTCGGGCCGAGCGGGCTCGGGTCCGGCGGTCTCGGCACCGGTGGCCTCGGTGCCGGTGGCGGTCTCGGTTCGGCCGGTGGCCTCGGCGCGGGCGGTGCCGGTGGCATTCCCGGCGGCGGCGCGCTCGGCAAGCCGGTCAACGGCGCCGCGCTGGCCGGCATGGCCGGAATGGGCGGCATGGGCGCCGGCGCCGGTGCGGGCGCGAGGGGTGCGGGCAAGGGCGGCGCCGGCAAGGGCGGCAAGCCGATGCTCTCCGGTGGCGTGGCCCCGGGCACCGGCGCGGGCAAGGGCGGCGCCGGTCGCGCGGGCATGGCCGGGATGGCCGGTGGCGGCGGCCACGGCGCCGGGTTCGGCGGCGACGAGGAGCGCAGCACCTGGCTCCAGGAGGACGAGGACGTGTGGGGCGGCGGCGACGCGGCCCCGGGCGTGCTGCGCTGA